A genomic segment from Poecilia reticulata strain Guanapo linkage group LG3, Guppy_female_1.0+MT, whole genome shotgun sequence encodes:
- the LOC103462760 gene encoding uncharacterized protein LOC103462760, protein MKATSSPQDVTHAASLLAYLNHQRDRGIFCDCVLRQGQNSDQLYHAHRCILAASSPVLASILSSSGALVELRDPSLSDSVLPSLLDYIYTGVLPHPLSKQEYCRLLSAACQMQMKELQDALRANWPQIQGNATDDKNAPVIVEMYSFKEAEDSYKIDFETFKDLPSSTTTYHFQSHETSRQPLLNEMFQEPRITSGSTDASPENDERKIKNQYVNGHTRTDLASLNDLNTLSILESIDTDDAGDYRQATLLTQRESLRSKDDKAQMLDSSGVDVHHSPNFAKPDMTQKTPEEDLLSKSKERKRCSSSLSSLSPPCSEAVPVICHSSRAAALQQSKVSVWPHNQASESFVQPPSKIAHFSLSLGIGNDNTVEAITTQCKDQNREQSQNPRSTIRHTSCATGHKVDKDYNSNNGHLFKFNDTCKNASNNMNNSNQTAHLDSLQSHTEYYGEYVVQNNDSKRGLKHQIERDYDPVPSKNQHFDCFQCQRTLLTTSTQEQSKHQGAAVSLLMEVEDTGSASQCEECLEVEVKRGHSYSSMCLDVTDVKKNYCKTSGPVTDWYTKMHKDDKSRKDISNRVSSTQTKFRFFTSHQSGLANVTDSFSASTCGEVLESRKNSSPETAEPCSFLTAPIDHNLSGATRRTAQPNHWHLPHQGERCDDTSLQDSNHKPLKPASSPDSDELGGEVNAPFSAERSLSQYFSTEIEDQSDINTKHDELPVPCQHGHDKEVKQFVGMDTAGAQPNQDSSVARAERLDEADGQRDIEQVNPFDIKPSKTGDCITQNISVTEVSKPKELETQSSSSPVCSPLSEPDCDRASKPSTVSVCIPSTLLAGMPTDRSAHLSSPNHQPFQCSLCDRSFSQRGSLNRHVRSHLGVRPFPCPCCPMTFSRQYRVTEHMRVHQRSALGNDL, encoded by the exons ATGAAG GCGACATCGTCTCCGCAGGACGTCACCCATGCAGCATCACTGCTGGCATATCTGAACCATCAGAGGGATCGAGGCATATTCTGTGACTGTGTACTAAGGCAGGGGCAGAACTCAGATCAGCTTTACCATGCACACAG GTGTATCCTGGCAGCCTCCAGCCCAGTGTTGGCATCCATCCTGTCCTCATCTGGTGCCCTGGTGGAGCTGCGCGATCCAAGTCTCTCGGACTCTGTGCTGCCGTCCCTTTTGGACTACATTTATACCGGGGTTCTTCCGCACCCTCTCAGCAAGCAGGAATATTGCAGACTGCTCTCTGCCGCCTGCCAAATGCAGATGAAAGAACTGCAGGATGCTCTGAGAGCTAACTGGCCGCAGATCCAAGGAAATGCCACGGATGATAAAAATGCTCCCGTTATAGTTGAAATGTACTCATTTAAAGAGGCAGAAGATTCTTACAAAATTGACTTCGAGACCTTCAAAGACCTTCCGTCATCGACCACAACATATCATTTTCAAAGCCATGAAACATCTAGACAGCCGTTACTTAATGAGATGTTTCAAGAACCCCGGATAACTTCAGGAAGCACCGATGCCAGTCCTGAAAatgatgagagaaaaataaaaaatcaatacGTAAATGGTCACACAAGAACTGATTTAGCgtctttaaatgatttaaatactCTCAGTATTCTTGAAAGTATTGACACAGACGACGCAGGTGACTACAGACAGGCAACGTTGTTGACCCAACGGGAATCACTGAGGTCCAAGGATGACAAAGCTCAGATGCTCGACTCATCTGGGGTAGATGTGCATCATTCGCCAAACTTTGCAAAACCAGACATGACACAGAAAACCCCAGAGGAAGACCTACTCAGTAAATCTAAGGAAAGAAAGAGAtgctcttcctctctgtcatCATTGTCACCCCCGTGCTCCGAGGCGGTGCCTGTCATTTGTCACAGTAGCAGAGCGGCTGCCCTGCAGCAGTCAAAAGTCTCTGTGTGGCCTCACAATCAAGCATCTGAGTCTTTTGTCCAGCCTCCTTCCAAAATCGCCCACTTCTCGCTCTCATTAGGCATAGGCAATGACAACACTGTTGAAGCAATTACCACTCAGTGCAAAGATCAAAATAGAGAACAGAGTCAGAACCCCAGaagcactataaggcacaccagCTGTGCTACAGGCCACAAGGTGGACAAGGATTACAATAGCAACAatggacatttatttaaattcaatgaCACCTGCAAGAATGCATCAAATAATATGAACAATAGCAATCAGACTGCCCATCTGGATTCCCTGCAAAGCCACACAGAATATTATGGAGAGTATGTGGTCCAGAATAATGACTCAAAAAGAGGCTTAAAGCACCAAATTGAAAGGGATTATGATCCTGTTCCCTCCAAAAATCAACactttgattgttttcaatGTCAAAGAACATTGCTAACAACTTCAACACAAGAACAATCGAAACATCAGGGAGCTGCAGTTTCACTTCTCATGGAGGTTGAAGACACGGGAAGTGCTTCTCAGTGCGAAGAATGTCTTGAGGTGGAAGTGAAAAGGGGGCACAGTTACTCCAGTATGTGTCTGGATGTAACAGATGTAAAGAAAAATTACTGTAAGACATCCGGACCTGTAACAGACTGGTACACAAAGATGCACAAAGATGACAAAAGCAGAAAGGATATCTCTAACAGAGTTAGTAGCACACAGaccaaattcagatttttcacatcacatcaATCTGGATTGGCTAATGTCACTGACAGTTTCTCTGCTTCTACATGTGGCGAAGTGCTGGAAAGTAGAAAAAACTCATCCCCTGAAACCGCGGAGCCATGTTCCTTTTTAACAGCACCCATAGACCACAACCTGTCGGGCGCTACGAGGCGCACTGCTCAGCCAAATCATTGGCATCTTCCTCATCAGGGTGAACGATGCGACGACACATCACTTCAAGATTCAAATCACAAACCCTTGAAGCCTGCTTCGTCTCCTGATTCAGATGAGTTAGGCGGTGAGGTTAATGCTCCTTTTTCAGCTGAAAGATCACTGAGTCAATACTTTTCTACAGAGATAGAAGACCAGTCGGACATAAACACCAAACATGATGAGCTACCTGTGCCCTGTCAACATGGACATGACAAAGAAGTAAAGCAGTTTGTTGGAATGGACACAGCTGGTGCACAACCAAATCAGGATTCCTCTGTAGCCAGAGCTGAGAGGTTAGATGAGGCTGATGGACAGAGAGACATCGAACAAGTAAACCCATTTGATATAAAACCGTCCAAAACAGGAGATTGCATTACACAAAACATTAGCGTGACGGAGGTTTCCAAACCTAAAGAGCTTGAAACTCAGAGCAGCTCCTCTCCAGTTTGCTCACCTCTAAGTGAACCAGACTGCGATCGAGCCTCAAAGCCATCAACTGTATCTGTCTGCATACCTTCCACCCTTCTAGCCGGCATGCCAACAGATAGGTCAGCTCATCTGTCATCTCCCAATCACCAGCCTTTCCAGTGCTCTTTGTGTGATCGCTCCTTCAGCCAGAGAGGTTCTCTGAACAGACATGTGCGGAGCCACCTTGGCGTACGGCCCTTCCCCTGCCCCTGCTGCCCGATGACCTTCTCTCGCCAATATCGTGTCACAGAGCACATGCGTGTTCATCAGCGTTCTGCCCTGGGAAATGACTTATAA
- the LOC103462758 gene encoding uncharacterized protein LOC103462758: MASFQLLLFLGYFATARAAIDLDCFNDYDKVFCRLGVKQCSQYTLNVDDTYNKYNCPLEKCDSEQCCCSTVFDPVSSEFSVKVFEGVNERVINSTTFYVLKSLKPKTPTNVSVNETEGIYTVYWKTDMNEVLDKPTAEVNIYKNGALWKSSGQITPATSHGLQSYQINGQDLEPDTVYMISVRSFTRYSNKFSDTSKEYKIKTPSAPTPILLWIIISLSVFLIILIVSIYICFVRIKKKWWDSFSEPKKLFVPVRKPEFYKPDSDPTSPVWVKSLPSRDDDQMLPIKQREDGSINGNSSGGSSDLCYGQTEPLEPKGEFADNIDKALLECLSKHFILSGPPHPPGPQDKMVPLFTSKSPSSVSSGIINRSYFMSLPKSLDLTKEDSSTVKLLDNSSNSYKSDTVDCPDQQIPAGLFLAQKDISSDVRVDMSYQKCKADAKQTPLSENGILSSTSSGATTATSSGFDSSFKRFDEANPDFFKMLFLSSLPSGTLHCPVVVDDYKPFPNKVEQPGVLPSGNQSIDHQGLNVIQGGRVLQMPQPCFIPDLKTWNGPCPSVLQIPHLPLLSSDKSAPVILVDGYKCV; the protein is encoded by the exons ATGGCTTCTTTCCAGCTGCTTCTTTTCTTGGGATACTTTGCGACTGCGCGAGCTGCCATTG ACCTCGACTGTTTCAACGACTATGATAAAGTATTTTGTCGCCTGGGGGTGAAACAGTGTTCACAATATACACTGAACGTGGATGATACGTATAA CAAATACAATTGCCCTTTGGAGAAGTGTGACAGCGAGCAGTGCTGCTGCTCTACGGTATTTGATCCTGTCTCTTCTGAGTTTTCTGTAAAAGTCTTCGAAGGAGTCAACGAAAGAGTCATCAATTCAACAACTTTCTATGTCCTGAAGAGCC TAAAGCCTAAGACTCCAACGAATGTGTCTGTGAATGAAACTGAAGGGATCTATACAGTCTACTGGAAGACAGACATGAACGAGGTTCTTGATAAACCGACCGCTGAAGTGAATATCTACAAAAATGGAGCCCTGTGGAAG AGTTCTGGCCAGATCACTCCAGCTACATCTCATGGACttcagagttatcaaataaatggtCAAGATTTGGAGCCAGATACAGTTTACATGATCAGTGTGAGGAGCTTCACGCGCTACAGTAATAAATTCAGCGACACAAGCAAAGAGTATAAAATTAAAACCC CTAGCGCACCAACCCCGATTCTCCTGTGGATCATCATTTCCCTTAGCGTTTTTCTAATCATCTTGATAGTCTCTATTTACATCTGCTTTGTAAG GATCAAGAAGAAGTGGTGGGACAGTTTCTCAGaaccaaaaaaactttttgtgcCAGTCAGAAAGCCAGAG ttttacaaacCGGATTCTGATCCCACCTCCCCTGTCTGGGTTAAAAGCCTCCCTTCAAGGGACGACGACCAAAT GCTGCCAATTAAACAGAGAGAAGACGGCAGTATAAATGGCAACAGCAGCGGAGGCTCTTCAGATCTTTGTTATGGTCAGACGGAACCTCTTGAGCCAAAGGGTGAATTTGCCGATAATATAGATAAAGCTCTATTGGAATGCCTATCAAAACACTTTATCTTATCTggtcctcctcatcctcctggTCCCCAAGATAAAATGGTGCCTCTTTTCACATCAAAGAGTCCGAGTTCTGTATCCTCTGGCATCATCAATCGTAGCTATTTTATGTCTCTTCCCAAGTCCCTGGATCTGACGAAGGAGGACAGTTCTACAGTAAAACTCCTAGACAACTCAAGCAATTCCTACAAAAGCGACACTGTGGACTGTCCTGACCAACAGATACCTGCTGGTCTGTTTTTGGCACAGAAAGATATTTCATCTGACGTGCGGGTGGACATGTCATATCAGAAATGCAAAGCGGATGCCAAGCAAACCCCTCTTTCAGAAAATGGCATCTTATCCTCCACTTCCAGTGGCGCCACTACAGCCACCTCgtctgggtttgattccagcttcaaGAGATTTGATGAAGCGAACCCCGATTTcttcaaaatgctgtttttaagcAGTCTGCCTTCAGGGACACTCCACTGCCCTGTAGTTGTAGATGACTACAAACCATTTCCAAACAAAGTGGAGCAGCCAGGTGTTCTGCCTTCAGGAAACCAAAGCATTGATCATCAAGGTTTGAACGTGATTCAAGGCGGGAGAGTCCTCCAGATGCCTCAACCGTGCTTTATTCCAGATCTAAAAACATGGAATGGTCCATGTCCTTCTGTGCTGCAGATACCACACTTACCCTTACTGTCTTCAGACAAATCTGCCCCAGTAATACTAGTTGACGGCTATAAATGTGTGTAG
- the lpin1a gene encoding phosphatidate phosphatase LPIN1 isoform X1: MNYVGQLAGQVFVQVKELYRGLNPATLSGCIDVIVVRQPDGSLQCSPFHVRFGKMGVLRSREKVVDIEINGEPVSLHMKLGENGEAFFVTETENTLEVVPSYLATSPIMTVGEELMQTELGRGASHHYDNIPCSTLPVQSLGPQDGATSKKRRKRRRKARPEGGGGAGGRREKDSGEEFSEDEDMFTIDLSSDEEKDGDSSRPAYNDLDPTTNSSSYHMTEWTESQSNVIKKTLSIHPSFGLSISCPQSTSHCSSLAGSPDDSASSTPKSDSELTNQTNPEMLWTWGELPQAAQPSFLASRQKQNSAAAVSIPLTASSHFRAITETGSGPDGPCGLESAQATAADGTMDVEGNSCVPRLKLTITSEQNSGEENVKEAENVGPSSMEVESACSMSLKSLPGHLNEESSGGSPVRSTDSPSKKKEKRSQHLGADGVYLDDITGLEPEVAALYFPKSDGGGSSTRGDSEIMMDVRSTNQSPQSVGSSGVDSGVDSLLDQIADLPHVAISLCGGLSDNKEITKEQFLDRAVSYQQFSENPSIIDDPNLVVKVGNKYYNWTTAAPVMLAMQVYQKPLPQCWCLSYVFSVFGLFSYCFPGLFGSTTSEPASVENIMKEKMPKKGGRWWFSWRRRNSDSKSETAAEMGDREDGSLTLTSVNGLKDDDSSSDEDHTSCTQMPESFQPVPVLNSAGVCYKKTLRLTSDQLASLQLQEGPNEVVFSVTTQYQGTCRCHGTIYLWSWDDKIIISDIDGTITRSDTLGHILPTLGKDWTHQGIARLYHRVSLNGYKFMYCSARAIGMAGMTRGYLHWVNERGTMLPMGPVLLSPSSLFSAFHREIIEKKPELFKIECLTDIKHLFYPNTEPFYAAFGNRATDVYSYKEVGIPLNRIFTVNPKGELVQEHAKTNISSFGRLCEMVDHVFPVLLQNEEAEVPSSDSFDQNTDWRKQLPDSSSHEEDAC, encoded by the exons gaagtggtacCATCCTACCTTGCAACTTCGCCCATCATGACAGTGGGGGAGGAGTTGATGCAGACCGAACTGGGCAGGGGTGCTTCTCACCATTATG ACAACATCCCCTGCAGCACACTTCCTGTCCAGAGCCTGGGGCCGCAAGATGGAGCGACATcgaagaaaaggaggaagaggaggaggaaagcgaggccagaaggaggaggaggagcaggagggaggagagagaaggaCAGTGGGGAGGAGTTCTCAGAGGATGAAGACATGTTTACTATTGATCTGAGTTCGGATGAGGAGAAGGACGGGGACAGCAGCAG ACCAGCGTACAATGATCTGGATCCTACAACCAACAGCAGTTCATACCACATGACGGAGTGGACTGAATCACAGAG TAATGTGATTAAGAAGactctctccatccatccatcctttggCCTGTCCATCTCTTGTCCTCAGAGCACATCTCACTGTTCGTCCCTTGCTGG CAGTCCAGATGACTCGGCATCATCAACACCGAAGAGTGACTCAGAACTGACCAATCAGACGAATCCTGAAATGCTGTGGACCTGGGGCGAGCTGCCACAGGCTGCACAG CCATCCTTCCTTGCTTCTCGCCAGAAGCAGAACTCAGCTGCGGCAGTCTCCATCCCTCTGACTGCAAGCAGCCACTTCAGAGCCATCACGGAGACGGGGTCAGGCCCGGATGGTCCCTGTGGCTTAGAGTCAGCCCAGGCCACTGCCGCTGACGGGACCATGGACGTGGAAGGAAACAGCTGTGTGCCCAGGCTGAAGTTAACGATTACATCGGAGCAGAACTCTGGAGAAGAAAATG TCAAAGAGGCTGAGAATGTCGGCCCGTCGTCTATGGAGGTGGAGTCCGCTTGTTCGAtgtccctaaagtctctccccGGTCATCTAAATGAAGAAAGTTCAGGAGGAAGTCCTGTCAGAAGTACTGATTCGCCATCAAAGAAGAAAG aaaaaagaagCCAGCATCTGGGGGCCGATGGCGTATATCTGGATGACATTACGGGGCTGGAACCGGAAGTTGCTGCACTCTACTTCCCGAAAAG TGATGGAGGAGGCAGCTCTACGAGGGGGGACTCGGAGATTATGATGGACGTGAGGAGCACCAACCAGTCCCCCCAGTCAGTGGGCAGCAGCGGCGTGGACAGCGGAGTGGACAGCTTGTTGGACCAGATAGCCGACCTGCCTCATGTTGCCATCTCTTTGTGTGGAGGACTGTCAGACAACAAGGAGATCACGAAAG AGCAATTCCTGGACAGAGCAGTTTCTTACCAGCAGTTCTCAGAGAACCCGTCTATTATAGATGATCCTAACCTGGTGGTCAAAGTTGGAAACAA GTACTACAACTGGACCACGGCTGCTCCTGTTATGCTGGCTATGCAGGTCTACCAGAAACCCCTGCCACAG TGCTGGTGTCTGagttatgttttttctgtttttggccTCTTCTCATACTGCTTCCCCGGTCTGTTTGGCTCCACCACTTCAGAGCCT GCCTCGGTGGAGAATATCATGAAGGAAAAGATGCCTAAGAAAGGAGGACGCTGGTGGTTTTCATGGCGACGGAGGAACAGTGACTCTAAGTCG gaaacagctgcagaaatgGGAGACAGAGAAGATGGCTCGCTCACTTTGACCTCAGTGAAcgg TTTGAAAGATGACGACTCCTCAAGCGACGAGGACCACACATCATGCACTCAGATGCCAGAATCCTTTCAGCCGGTGCCTGTTTTAAACTCCGCCGGTGTGTGTTATAAGAAGACTCTACGGCTCACGTCAGACCAGCTG GCTAGCCTGCAGCTACAGGAAGGGCCCAATGAAGTGGTGTTTAGCGTAACCACCCAGTATCAAGGCACCTGCCGCTGTCATGGCACAATCTACCTTTGGAGCTGGGATGACAAGATTATCATCTCAGACATAGATGGAACCATCACCAG GTCTGACACTCTTGGCCACATCCTTCCCACACTGGGTAAAGACTGGACCCACCAGGGGATTGCACGGCTCTACCACAGAGTCAGCCT AAACGGGTATAAATTTATGTATTGCTCAGCTAGAGCGATTGGCATGGCTGGGATGACGAGGGGCTACCTGCACTGGGTTAATGAAAGAGGAACCATGCTGCCTATGGGCCCGGTTCTGCTCAGCCCCAGCAGCCTCTTCTCTGCCTTTCACAG GGAGATTATTGAAAAGAAACCAGAATTGTTCAAGATTGAGTGTCTGACGGACATCAAGCATCTTTTCTACCCGAACACTGAACCTTTTTATGCCGCCTTTGGGAACAGAGCCACG GATGTGTATTCGTATAAGGAAGTCGGCATTCCTCTGAACAGGATCTTCACTGTCAACCCAAAAGGAGAGCTGGTGCAGGAGCAtgccaaaacaaacatttcctc atTTGGACGCCTGTGTGAGATGGTCGACCACGTGTTCCCGGTCCTGCTTCAAAATGAGGAAGCAGAAGTCCCCTCCTCTGATAGTTTTGATCAAAACACTGACTGGAGGAAACAGTTGCCTGACAGTAGCAGTCATGAGGAGGATGCCTGTTGA
- the ddias gene encoding uncharacterized protein ddias, giving the protein MSVRRVLVGCTVLSLQDACVFYPCCKGCFSRIDAEQRDALRYRCSRCDYRCLKXQVDYRYRLSLRVVRDTSTFGVTVFGNTLNSFFGIHASGLQRLAENSEGPAGPSARSTLLAKAVEDCFLGRYFIFGIKVSRTEREPWLEEPDGSESSRGERAQFVASQMILPPASGPTGCTVLSYYQHLLQRASEXVADPXRPSAAPLLLISGPSPSSTLSDVTLCPSGHLSQALLRFQHQNQSFTSTPPWQQSLGLVTSSAEQEERSSQDGAGQSSRLTGCSPAPLPVQRVHTQNHPGTEETXKLESSFHSHPSFTGDSNSSCAGSAGNGFSVKTCCSPSQPRYKXCSFTPKELPTTHXSQTFLSSSFAWDDLPFSESLSEFLCKQDQGLNVLCKTTNLNLQHEKQTTGTFAEIANRSAEPASDCLNAAEMISTNHLQDIANTPTIDGEGKHILSDRDWKSCGERMSRPEDNMIPRYNEAFLSFEKQEEQNEVDGYNCSADLFGDSFVHPETYTTHTRTEGSPSDARFRFAEMNVQHVKNEASSVSHSTPDKRKLKSNLCAKRDSVGLQDFDFVPPSQSTPIVKAGGMTRSPAVTSCRSLKDETSKENLRRSVRSRRWKSKITPGRGFRKAEKCKERHPAGQQVARQRGATSFESXSPTSQKRDSEXSNVTVWDYDNAEGVVPPTPALKMQLRVSFRKXWQTENGCRDSGCNMRRSLRAAGNDGRALWDQTQANETEGERDLNGSKDHLTEDGNLTCDWSRDLFSDSYLIS; this is encoded by the exons ATGTCTGTCCGGCGGGTTCTGGTGGGTTGTACCGTGTTGTCTTTACAAGATGCCTGTGTGTTTTATCCCTGCTGCAAAGGCTGCTTCTCCCGGATCGATGCTGAACAGAGAGACGCATTAAG GTATAGGTGCTCCAGGTGTGATTACAGGTGTCTCAAGGRTCAAGTRGACTACAGATACCGTCTCTCCCTGCGAGTTGTCCGAGATACATCCACATTTGGTGTAACCGTGTTTGGAAATACTTTGAACTCCTTTTTCGGCATCCATGCAAGTGGATTACAGag GTTAGCTGAAAATTCGGAGGGACCTGCTGGACCATCAGCAAGATCCACATTGTTGGCGAAAGCAGTTGAAGACTGTTTCCTCGGTAGATACTTCATCTTTGGTATAAAG GTGAGCAGAACAGAACGGGAACCCTGGCTTGAAGAACCTGATGGAAGTGAGTCCAGCAGAGGAGAGAGAGCCCAGTTTGTTGCCAGTCAGATGATTCTTCCCCCAGCYTCAGGCCCGACCGGCTGCACCGTGCTCAGTTATTATCAGCACCTCCTTCAGAGAGCTTCTGAGGAWGTAGCTGATCCCAGMAGACCGTCCGCAGCCCCCCTGCTGCTGATTTCCGGTCCTTCTCCGAGCAGCACCCTCAGTGACGTCACTCTGTGTCCCTCAGGTCATCTGTCCCAGGCGCTACTTCG TTTCCAGCACCAGAACCAGTCATTTACTTCCACCCCTCCGTGGCAGCAGTCGCTTGGGCTTGTGACGTCctcagcagagcaggaggaaagATCCAGTCAGGATGGCGCAGGTCAGAGCAGCAGACTGACGGGATGCAGCCCAGCGCCACTTCCTGTGCAGAGAGTTCACACGCAGAACCATCCGGGCACCGAGGAGACTCYAAAGCTAGAGTCCAGCTTTCACAGCCATCCATCCTTTACTGGAGATTCAAACTCCTCTTGTGCAGGAAGTGCTGGAAACGGCTTCAGTGTGAAAACTTGCTGTAGTCCATCACAGCCGAGGTACAAAASCTGCAGTTTCACTCCGAAGGAGCTTCCCACCACACATCWATCCCAAACTTTTTTATCAAGCTCATTTGCTTGGGATGATTTGCCTTTCTCTGAAAGCCTCTCCGAATTTTTGTGCAAACAAGACCAAGGTTTAAATGTTCTCTGTAAAACGACAAACTTAAATTTGcagcatgaaaaacaaacaacggGAACCTTTGCGGAAATCGCAAACCGGTCAGCCGAGCCAGCTTCTGATTGTCTGAATGCCGCAGAGATGATCTCCACAAACCACCTCCAAGATATCGCTAATACGCCAACAATAGATGGAGagggaaaacatattttatctgaTCGAGACTGGAAGAGCTGTGGTGAACGCATGAGCAGACCTGAAGACAACATGATTCCGAGGTACAATGAagcttttttatcttttgaaaaacaagaagaGCAAAATGAAGTGGACGGTTACAACTGCTCAGCTGACTTATTCGGTGACTCATTTGTACACCCGGAAACGTACACAACTCACACACGCACCGAGGGATCGCCTTCAGATGCCCGTTTCCGGTTCGCTGAGATGAATGTTCAGCACGTAAAGAATGAAGCCTCRAGCGTGTCACATTCAACGCCTGACAAACGGAAGCTGAAAAGCAATCTGTGCGCTAAAAGGGATTCTGTAGGCCTGCAAGATTTCGACTTTGTTCCTCCTTCTCAGTCCACTCCCATTGTAAAAGCAGGTGGAATGACACGATCGCCCGCGGTCACTTCCTGCAGAAGTTTGAAAGATGAGacatcaaaagaaaatttaaggCGSAGTGTCAGATCCAGGAGGTGGAAGAGCAAAATTACTCCAGGAAGGGGATTCAGGAAGGCTgagaaatgtaaagaaagacATCCAGCGGGGCAGCAGGTAGCGCGGCAAAGAGGAGCAACTAGCTTTGAGTCACSCAGTCCAACCAGTCAGAAACGTGACTCTGAARCGAGCAATGTGACTGTTTGGGACTATGACAACGCAGAGGGAGTTGTTCCTCCTACTCCTGCTCTTAAAATGCAGTTGAGAGTCTCATTCAGAAAAMAATGGCAGACGGAAAATGGCTGCAGGGATTCAGGTTGCAACATGAGGCGATCTCTCAGAGCTGCAGGAAATGATGGCAGAGCTCTGTGGGATCAGACTCAGGCTAATGAGACAGAAGGTGAGAGAGATCTTAATGGATCTAAGGATCACCTCACTGAAGATGGAAACCTTACATGTGACTGGTCAAGGGATTTATTTTCAGACTCTTATCTGATTtcataa
- the LOC103462761 gene encoding uncharacterized protein LOC103462761 — MSVELYPVSEPNGNNETTQDITLGGNKPLHRFLRCQPKVVGTVMLVIGSSSVIVAIATYSDVYILHMWMVIPPEIFMGILLTICGILYIVTQHRPTKKTVTISFALSIVSTLGGFWTIFVMLINFHIYYGYSSDEHEHSNDTDIANEIPWTSHIEVMGLTLEVVFLLYSFIGTIIFITMSVLAGAALRSTKTQAIVVMTATGAEAPVE; from the exons ATGTCTGTTGAACTCTACCCTGTGAGTGAACCGAATGGGAATAATGAAACCACTCAGGATATCACACTGGGAGGGAATAAACCTTTACACCGCTTCCTGAGGTGTCAACCCAAGGTCGTTGGG ACGGTTATGCTGGTCATCGGGTCGTCCTCGGTGATTGTTGCCATCGCCACCTACTCAGACGTCTACATTCTCCACATGTGGATGGTCATTCCTCCAGAGATTTTCATGGGAATATTG CTCACCATCTGTGGGATTTTATATATTGTGACACAACACAGACCCACCAAGAAAACT GTAACCATATCATTTGCTCTCAGCATTGTGTCGACGCTCGGGGGGTTTTGGACAATTTTCGTCATGCTCATTAACTTCCACATCTACTATGGATACAGTAGTGATGAACACGAACACAGCAATGACACCGACATCGCCAATGAAATACCATGGACATCTCATATAGAa gttaTGGGACTGACCTTGGAGGTAGTCTTTTTGTTGTACAGCTTCATTGGTACAATTATCTTCATCACCATGTCAGTGCTGGCAGGAGCTGCCCTCCGTTCAACAAAAACTCAG GCCATCGTGGTGATGACGGCGACGGGAGCTGAAGCACCAGTTGAATGA